From Ictalurus punctatus breed USDA103 chromosome 2, Coco_2.0, whole genome shotgun sequence:
ACTCTCTTAGACATTGTGACTCCTAACGGTCTGAATGTGAAAAAGTTCTCAGCCATGCACGAGTTTCAGAATCTACACGCTCAGAGCAAAGCTCGCATTCAGGAGTTCATCAGAGGCCACTTTTATGGGTTAGcgcatcaaacacacacacacacacacacacacacacacacacacacacacacagagagagatgcatGTCCAATATCGAAATTGTCTTGTTTCCGTGCAGACATTTAGATTTCAACCTGGATAAAACCGTGTTTCTCTTCATTGCTGGACGCTACGAGTTCTCAAATAAAGGAGCGGACCTTTTCCTCGAAGCGTTGGCCAGACTCAACTATTTACTGAGggtttgtgaatgaaatatcTTTTCTATAAAGCTGATTCTGTACTACACTGAATGGAACGAATGAAAAAATGAATCATGCAACACATCTGAAAGCTATTctgctcttgtgtgtgtgtgtgtgtgtgtgtgtctgtgtgtcctcAGGTGAACCACAGTCAGGTTACGGTGATAGCGTTCTTCATCATGCCTGCTCGCACCAACAACTTCAACGTGGAGACTCTGAAGGGTCAAGCCGTACGGAAACAGCTCTGGTAACCATGATGCATTGTGAGGACTACTAATCTGCAGACCTGTAACCACCTAATGAGTACTTACCTATACTCACTTCATTAGCACAATGCTGGCTAAAATGatcttttcccccctcttttgGTCGCTCCCGTTCGGGGTCGCCTCAGCGGATCACCCATCCGCATATTTTGGTTCTGGGGCAAGTGTTACGCCTGATGCCTTTCCTGTTCCTGACACAACCCTTGATAGTACACTGGCTCGTACAACCCTCCAGTGGCTGGGGTCGTTTCCCTGACGTGGAATCGAACCCGAGGCGCGGCGTTGAGAGAGCCGCATGCTAGCCACTAACATGGTTAAATGCTGATAATCAGGATTgtttaactaactaactaactaaaatcATATTTCTTTTCATTGCCCTTTAGTCAGAGAAAACAGTGCACATTGTAAACCTAAATTCTTTCAAGTGTATAAATTTCGATCCAAATAAGACACTTTAATTAGTCACTTTAATTATTAACGGATGACTCATTAGGATTAATAGGGCTGTACTGTTTTTGATTAAATGGGAATTATAACATTTTGCATGCTTCCGACTCGCGCTGCTTTTAAACTAattttgtatattatttaaGAAGATCAAATCGACATTCCCGTAGAGGCATTTTCCTAGCAGATATTTGTGAACGATGGATCATCCGTATGTTGCCTGACCAATTCTGCTGCAAAAGCTTGGGCGAAGTACCGCAATCCCGAACACAAATATGTCGTATTTACTGTCAAAACTTGAACCGTATCAGTCACGGTGTGTCCTCCCAAAGTTAAAAGGAAACCTGAGATCTTAATGGCTGCTTAAATAATTCTACATGGAGACGTTTCAACGCAAATTCTACAGAAACGACAGCATCGTTAAATCGATCCAAATGCTTAATATACACCCTATTCGATTATAAAGCATAAATACTTAAGTAAGCAAGTACACCAGCGATTAAAGACGTAAGTAAATGCGTACGATGATACGCGAATACAAATTAGCACGTCACTCACCGAGCACTTTAGTAGGAACATCTGTAGAGCTGCACATTCacgcagttatccaatcagccaatcatgcggTTGTagcgcagtgcataaaatcGTACAGATACCGGTCGAGAGCTTCGGGTcattttcacatcaaacatcagaatgggaggAAAATGTGACTTTTactgtggcatggatgttggtaacagacgggctggtttgagtgtctagagcaggggtgtgcaatcttatccggaaagggccggtgtgggtactgggtttcattccaaccaagcaggagccacacctgattccacctgtttaatcagttgatcttggctttcagttgACTccggtgtggcttctgcttggttgctatgaaaacctgcacccacaccggccctttccggaaaaagatcggacacccctgcgctagagtttatacagaatggtgcgaaaaacaaaaaatgttgaGTTCTGTGGGTGAAGACACCTTGTTGAGCAAATAATAATGTAACTAAGCAGttttcaaaaacaacaacaattattaaGTAAGTGAATAAATCTCCCAGCATGATATGCAACCAAACAGTCTGTGAATATTTACAAATTAAGAGTCAATCTAACCTTAATGTTTAATTAAGTGAGAGCCAAAAGTCACAATCACGACTAAATGCACACACAGCCAATTAGTCTGTTTGACGAACCGAACAAACCCTATGAACTCCTATACGCGCGGTAACCGCCGACGTCTGTACTGACGTGTggattttctgtttgttttactCAGGGATACGGCCCAGACTGTGAAAGAACGCTTCGGGAAGAAACTCTACGAATCGCTGCTAGTGTGAGTGTATTTACTTTTAAGCTACTTTTCAGATTGCgtctttaatgtttatttaacgtcgACTCGAACGCAAAATTCTCTCTCGCCGTCAGAGGGCAGCTCCCGGAGGTGTCGAAGATGTTAGACAAGGAGGATTTCACCATGATGAAGAGGGCCATCTTTGCTACACAGCGCCAGTGTCTCCCTCCCGTCTGCACGCACAACATGCTGGAGGACAGCACGGACCCCATCCTCAGCTCCATCCGCCGCATCGGCCTCTTCAACAGCTCTCAGGATCGCGTCAAGGTACGCGCACGTGTGCACAAATGCACGTTTATATATGCACACGCAATCGGGTACAAGGTAGCGTTACAGAGCGCACACTCCTCTGTGTCAGGTCATCTTCCATCCGGAGTTTCTGTCCTCCACGTCCCCGCTGCTGCCCATGGACTATGAAGAGTTTGTTCGAGGCTGCCATCTTGGAGTCTTTCCTTCCTACTACGAACCCTGGGGATACACACCAGGTTGGTTCTAAaaacatagacacacactatcttattattatattattagatCAAGTCAGTGCACCTTGCTCTTAGCAAAATCCAGTTTTCTGACTATTTGGCTCATTTAAAAGCCAGTAGGCTTCACGTGAGCCTTACTAAATGAGTTTTCAGGGCTATGATTCTCAAAGTGGCTTCTCTGAACATATCCAGACGTCCATTTTTGTTACACTGGCATAAATCCACTGAATaccattattatatttatttattacattgatTAGTGACTTCTTTTAGTTATTAGTTAGTTTGACTGGTTACATGAATCGAATGGTTTTAATCCGAACCTCAATGATTCAAAAAGTAGCTTATAAATAACATCAACTGGAGTGTGATGTATTTTCCAGGTGGaaagttcagaaataaaaagcactatagctgcaataaatacacaaaatacaggTTGTCTATACATAGGGGACtttgtttgccagcaccacgtcggttgtgtcTTCGTCAGTGGACGTCCACTTCACGGGCGTTACGCAACACTTCCAAACGTCTTTTTTGAATTTggtaataagtttggcaacagtgttgtgtgtgtgtgtgtgtgtgtgtgtgtgtgtgtgtgtgtgtgtgtgtgtgtgtgtgtgtgtgtgtgtgtgtgtgtgatgtgctcgccatctTTCCTGTTAAAGACCACCGCAagcttgcgacagcttcccgatctaGCCAAGAGAAGGATTTCAATACCTTCTTGTTTTGCCgtaggcgttcttaaaggctatctgaaaataaataaataaataaataaatatatatatatatatatatatatatatatatatatatatatatatatatatatatatatatatatatatatatatatatgtgtatgtatatatatgtatatatgtgtgtgtgtatatatatatatatatatatatatatatatatatgtatatatgtgtgtgtgtgtgtatatgtatgtatgtatgtatatatatgtgtgtgtgtgtgtatatatatgtatgtatgtgtgtgtgtgtatatatatatgtatatgtatgtatatatgtgtgtgtatatatatatatatatatatatatatatatatatatatatatatatatgtgtgtgtgtgtgcgtgtgtatatatatatgtatgtatgtatatatatgtgtgtgtgtgtgtatatatatgtatgtatatgtgtgtgtgtgtgtatatatatatatatatatatatatatatatatatatatatatatgtatgtgtatatatatgtgtgtgtgtgtgtgtgtgtgtgtatatatgtatatgtatgtatatatgtgtgtgtgtatgtgtgtgtgtgtgtgtgtatatatatatatatatatatatatatatatatatatatatatatatgtgtgtgtgtatatatgtatgtatttataatataaaggAAAAGTTTTGGAAGACGTTAtactaaaaagtgttcatttccatTATGAATGGAGACTTTGGGGACACACtgtaatattgtatatattCAAATGTTCTTCATGAAATAAGTCTGTGTTGAGGTGGTGTGTGGAATTTCTTTACAGTTCAAGACGTCCCTGACTCTCACAGAAAGTTTGTGAGAATGTGAGAGTCTGATCTCGctttcttcctccctctctctctctctctctctctctctctctctctctctctctcagcggAGTGCACTGTGATGGGGATTCCCTCCATCTCCACTAATCTCTCAGGGTTTGGCTGTTTTATGGAAGAGCACATAGCTGACCCGTCTTCTTACGGTGAGATGCAGAACAGATATGAAGGATCTCAGGATGGATGGAGTTCACATTTTAGCGTGTGATGGTGCGACTTGTTCTGTGGTAGGTGATTAtactcctgtctgtctgtctgtctttctctcacagGGATTTATATTCTGGACCGGCGGTTTCGCAGCGTGGATGAATCATGTAACCAGCTGACCTCCTACCTGTTCCAGTTCTGCCAGCAGAGCCGCAGACAGCGCATCATCCAGAGGAACCGCACAGAACGCCTCAGTGACCTGCTGGACTGGAGATATCTGGGTCGGGtcagtttcacacacacacacacacacacacacatgtggcacagacagacagataaacagacatgactcacacagatacacacactcactttacattgtaacctgtttgtactaaaaaaaacgatttatttattaaattatatatttcaaAACCCATTTCAGTGAATGCATATGATCTTGCTcactctttgtttgtttttctcttctgtctctcagtATTACGTATCTGCTCGTCATATGGCTCTGGCTAAAGCCTTCCCTGAGAGTTACGCGTACGAGCCCCAAGATCTAACCTCGGTAAGCATCCAGAGTTCTTTtatacgttaaaaaaaaataataataataataaaaatgatgatgattttaATGAAACGTTCAGGGATTTTAGAGGTGCAATTTGTTTAAAAGTGTTTCCAGGTCTGGAATAATCAGATCATTTATGCAATACAGACAAGCAAATATAAAGTTTCTTTAATTCagacatctgttttttttttttttcatcatattttttttcttcccctgaAAATGAGCTCTCTTACACTCTTTCCTTAATAGGAAACTTACATCTTACTTACAAGACATTTTAACAGAGCTTATGGGGTCATTTGGATACAGGAGAAGGCTTATGGTCAATGTTTTCATTGTGATTTACATTTAGCTCTAAAAATCACAAACTACCcctttaaatatttacttataaagcgttattaaatatacagttgcgagcaaaatgattcaacccccattgcaaatctaGTTTGTTGTCacaatgtacagactttcagctgtttgcaatgaacaaatcaaacaagcaattgaaatagttttgcatCTCGTTTGACAGCAAAAAGGTGCTCGACtaaatactaaagatgcttgccatgaaggggttgactCATTTTagaactggagaaatcattataagttgcattgaatttgtggaaaccacttgaagcattcgttgtgttgagcTATTTCAATTgcgtttgtttgatttgttcaagCATGTGGTTCtcacacatcatactttttgtTGCTTTTCTTCTGCAGGCTACGGGCTTCCGTTACCCCCGTCCTGCCTCGGTGCCACCCTCGCCCGCTCACTCGCTCCATTCGTCGCCGCACCACAGCGAGGCTGAGGACGAAGACGAGACCTACGACGAAGATCTGGAGGCTGAGAAAGACCGCCAGAACATCCGGCAACCTTTCAGTCTGCCAAATAAGAATAAAAGCCTGGAAGGCGACCTACCTGAGAAAAACTAACACTATATACACATgcgcaggcacacacacacacacacacacgcgcgcgcgcacgcctGTACTGCTGACCTGTTCACAGAATGTTGGTTATTTCTGGGGTTTGAAAAGACAACTGAGATTTATTTCAGGAAACTATACTGTTCACATGAGGAGCgactgtattttatttcaacAGTAGGTGAAATGATGTCTTCCGCACTTGCTAGTAGACTCCGAATGCTCAAGATACGTGTTTAGATCTTTTTATTCAAGACTATGAGAGGCTGCTTCAGTATGAAGTTAAATAGAATAGAAATAGTAGTCAGGTGCTGGAAcatgtctcttctcttctccagtACTATACCTCTAACGAGCCAGTTAAGCTGAAAAGACTCtatttttaccaaaaaaaacgATGGTTTTGTAATACAAACCAGCATAAAAACCAGAGCTAGAGCAATCTGCAATATCACGGGGTCTGtcggatcttttttttttttttttttactccattATTGTTCTCGAAGCACAGCAGAGGTAGAAAACTGTTCTCTGTTTTTGATAATAGTTTCATAATATCCGATAATACAAACTCGGACGATATAAGCGTTGCCTTGCTGTGGGAATAAATCTGTATTTCGCAGACTTGTCCGTGGACTCTGTTTTCATAACGATGCACGCTCAGAATCAGAAAATATGGAACTCAAAATGAATGTGATAGAAATTTGAATGTGTTGCTtatgtactgtaatgtaatgtacacaAAGCCACCACTTAGAAATTTTGTGTCAGTTGtagaacaaaaaataaagtatatatgtatatctaaatatataaatacacacatttatatttatttataatattaataaatatatatatatacacgtttatttataatacatatgtatatataataagtgtgtgtgtgtgtgtgtgtgtgtgtgtatatatatatatatatatatacacatttatattatatacatatgcacaaatatatatatatatatatatatatatatttatatatatatacacgtttatttataatacatatgtatatatatatatgtgtgtgtgtatgtatatgtgtatatatatatatatatatatatatatatatatatatatatatataaaatcattacTACCaactgtctttattttgtatatctttatatttatatatctcaTTGGAGCCCAAATTATTCC
This genomic window contains:
- the gys1 gene encoding glycogen [starch] synthase, muscle, coding for MPLSRSISVTSLSGLEEWDEEFDLEDAVLFEIAWEVANKVGGIYTVIQTKARLTCEEWGENYFLVGPYMESNVRTQVELIEPPNPTLRRTIDKMNSSGCKVYFGRWLIEGSPYVILLDVGFTAWSLDRWKSELWENCAIGVPWFDREANDAVLFGFLTAWLLGEYAAQCEDPPHILAHFHEWLAGLGLVLCRQRHLPVATIFTTHATLLGRYLCAGNVDFYNNLAEFNLDKEAGDRQIYHRYCLERAAVRCAHVFTTVSKITAIEAEHLLKRKPDIVTPNGLNVKKFSAMHEFQNLHAQSKARIQEFIRGHFYGHLDFNLDKTVFLFIAGRYEFSNKGADLFLEALARLNYLLRVNHSQVTVIAFFIMPARTNNFNVETLKGQAVRKQLWDTAQTVKERFGKKLYESLLVGQLPEVSKMLDKEDFTMMKRAIFATQRQCLPPVCTHNMLEDSTDPILSSIRRIGLFNSSQDRVKVIFHPEFLSSTSPLLPMDYEEFVRGCHLGVFPSYYEPWGYTPAECTVMGIPSISTNLSGFGCFMEEHIADPSSYGIYILDRRFRSVDESCNQLTSYLFQFCQQSRRQRIIQRNRTERLSDLLDWRYLGRYYVSARHMALAKAFPESYAYEPQDLTSATGFRYPRPASVPPSPAHSLHSSPHHSEAEDEDETYDEDLEAEKDRQNIRQPFSLPNKNKSLEGDLPEKN